A window of Aedes albopictus strain Foshan unplaced genomic scaffold, AalbF5 HiC_scaffold_438, whole genome shotgun sequence genomic DNA:
tatctaactttgctgaaaaattcataacaatcgaaaaatccgtttttgctgtacagcttttacaatatttttgagctgttttagcatacacccttctgaaaagttagtcgtgagtgaatatgaaggtttgatatcgaaaaatgacgatttagatgaaattgaaaaactgtgcaaagtttcagatatttttgaaatggtcgctcaggatcgactgacatgactccgtggaattcctctttaaGCAATTCTGGGAAAAAACCCAGGAAGAACTACTAagaaaatcccgagaggaacccCGGAAAGAATTgcggaaaataatttaagaggcATCCTACGATTACATCTGAGAAATATCCTGCACGCAGAGAAATTTCATCTTATtgaatcaaaaaaatatatttttgaagctCATTTTTGTTATAAACAGACTTATTTTTGAATTctacaattttattttgttcattcaactataaaatttgttgttttcaATACGACAGCTGAACAAGACAAAAattgtaaatttaaaaaaatatttttttgtttgaaatacaCTATAGATTGCAACTTTCAATGAGTTAAGACatgcagaattaaaaaaaataactcaCCTCATTCCGATCGTTCCACTCCACGCAGTACAGCAAGCACGGTAGCCCATCCGGTTCCAGCATCATGCATTCTCTCCGTTTTGCCCAAATCGCATTACGATCCTGCTCGTGCATATCGCTCAGTTTATCGTTGTGCATGTACGGCATCAGTATCTCCTTGATGGGTCGCACCTCTTCGGCACTGTCCCGGTTCAAATGCCTGTTTATCCTCCGCATCTTGCTCGCGTGATCCAGCAGCTGTTCCTCCGACGGGTACACCACGATCTTGTGCTCATTGTAGTAGCTGTGAAAACTTAAAATTATCGAGGAACATTCATCCCGTCGCGGATTCGGCTCCACCGTTCCCAGCGGATGCAGCACATCCTCCGATTGCAGATCTTCCGCGTAGGTCCACGTGTACAATGTTACCGGACCGGACCGCAGCTGGCTCTTGTAATCGTACAGCATGGTATTCACCCAGGCGATGGGATTCATAAAACCGTCCTTGGTGCGCCGAGCTCTCACTCCGGAACCCTTCGCCGTCCTGACCAATTCATAAATGACCAGACATAACCGCGCCATCCTAGGAACATTCTTTAAATCTATATCGAACACTATCGTTTCATTCCAAACCGCTCGCCCCCCGTTCAGCGCCACCAGTTCCGTTTTCATCGGTTTGCAAAGAGATTTCCCTCCATGGAACAGCCCGAGCGTGATGCCGACCTCCACATTCCGATTCGCGTCACAGTTCAGGGCGTTGATCTCCTTCACCTTGCACTGAAAAGGACCTTCCGTGTCCCAGCTGGGAACGTACTTGACCTTCCGCAGAGTATGCGCCGGTTGCCTGCTTCCGGTGCTGTTTGTCCTCTGGGTAATATCTTCCGGAATTTCGTAAATATTATCTTCGAAGATGTCCACATTGCGCAGCAATTTAGGAACAAACGTGGGCGTCTCCTCCCGAGACAACGAGTCCTGCACGTACTGGAAGTTGATGATCGGGTGATCCCCGAACAAATACTCTTCCCGCCCACACACCTTCAGGATGAACTCCGAGCTGTTCTCATTCCGGGTGTTGGCCAACATTGGCTTCTTATCTAAAATGCGCTTTATAACTTCGCTCGGCGTTGCCGTGCACGGTATCTTCACCGTAACCGCAATATCCGAACACTTGGCCACCACACAAAAATCTCCCCCGTTGATCATCCTTTTCTTCACCACCTCCGGTATGTGCTCGCAGCTGACCAGCTTCGGCGGATACTGGTAGGCTATCCGCTGCATCCGGTTCATGGTGGCCCGCTTGTTGGCGATGTCCTCGCACAGGTAGCTCATCTTGGTGCGAAAGTCGTTCACCTCGGGGTTCTTGAGCGTTTTCTCCGACAGGGTCTTGCCCAGCAGATTGGTGATGTTGTTGATCAGCTTGTTGTTGACGGACACCTGCTTCTCCACGAAGCGGAACATGCAGAATACTGGCTGGATGTCGATCAGTCGTTTGGTCTCATCATTTAGCTCGTAGCTGTTGTTGTTGGCGCTCGAAATCGTACTGAAGAAGTACATCGACTTGTCGCCGAGGTGGCAGTACAGCGGATACCGCTCGGCCTCCTCCCAGACATCCTGCAAAACGGAGGGAGAAAGAAATGGTAATTAGTACAAATTTGGAAACAATTTCTTATAGCTTAACCTCCAAAATTCCACAAACAATTCCAGCAAGTTTGGTTAGTGATTTTTGATTTATTCTGGTAAAATATTTTCCACAAGGCTTTCTCATTCCTCTATGGGAGCCACCATAATAACCTCCAACAACTCTGTCATGAATTTTTCTATTCCTTTAACCGAAATATTTCTTGAAACCCTTGCATTACAAAAAAGCTGAATTAAAGAATACAAACATTCAAAGTGAGTCAAAACTTAGACAGaaatattggtgagctcgttccatactatttCTATGGGTGAAGTTTTGATGATTTCGTAGAATTAATAAGTTAGTAATAAGTACACTTCTGGattaaacatattttattttattatgtcGCGGCAATTTGTAAC
This region includes:
- the LOC134284656 gene encoding phosphatidylinositol 4,5-bisphosphate 3-kinase catalytic subunit beta isoform-like (The sequence of the model RefSeq protein was modified relative to this genomic sequence to represent the inferred CDS: added 1446 bases not found in genome assembly) — protein: MYFFSTISSANNNSYELNDETKRLIDIQPVFCMFRFVEKQVSVNNKLINNITNLLGKTLSEKTLKNPEVNDFRTKMSYLCEDIANKRATMNRMQRIAYQYPPKLVSCEHIPEVVKKRMINGGDFCVVAKCSDIAVTVKIPCTATPSEVIKRILDKKPMLANTRNENSSEFILKVCGREEYLFGDHPIINFQYVQDSLSREETPTFVPKLLRNVDIFEDNIYEIPEDITQRTNSTGSRQPAHTLRKVKYVPSWDTEGPFQCKVKEINALNCDANRNVEVGITLGLFHGGKSLCKPMKTELVALNGGRAVWNETIVFDIDLKNVPRMARLCLVIYELVRTAKGSGVRARRTKDGFMNPIAWVNTMLYDYKSQLRSGPVTLYTWTYAEDLQSEDVLHPLGTVEPNPRRDECSSIILSFHSYYNEHKIVVYPSEEQLLDHASKMRRINRHLNRDSAEEVRPIKEILMPYMHNDKLSDMHEQDRNAIWAKRRECMMLEPDGLPCLLYCVEWNDRNEVAEIVSLLQEWPILPVERALELLDYAYADQYVRRYAVNCLRTIQDDELLLYLLQLVQAMKHESYLYSDLVDFLLQRSLNNQHIGHFFFWHLRSEILVPSVQVRFSLILEAYLKGSQEHISILLKQMQCLRKLQQGSELVKKGNKEKGKSLLMDYLQDKPVGDALSDVISPLNPSFRCKAVRKEKCKVMDSKMRPLWIVYQNSDMNGDDINMIFKNGDDLRQDMLTLQMLRIMDRIWKSHGYDFRMNPYSCISTDRRLGIIEVVLNAETIANIQKERGMFSATSPFKKGSLLTWLKEHNTTEEMLAKAIQEFTLSCAGYCVATYVLGVADRHSDNIMVKKTGQLFHIDFGHILGHFKEKFGFRRERVPFVLTHDFVYVINNGRTDREAKEFRQFQHLCEEAFLILRKHGCLILSLFAMMISTGLPELSSEKDLNYLRETLVLDLPEEDARTHFKSKFSEALANSWKTSLNWASHNFSKNNKQ